The nucleotide window CGGTCTCTAGCCCGCCGAACTCGCGGTCGGGGTACCACGACTCCAGCGCGTCGCGCACGTCCGCACGAAGGTCTGCGTCGTCCCGATCCAGCGACCCCTCCCCCAGGAACGTCGCCGCGAGCAGTGCGCGGTCGTCGGGCGCGTACTCGGGGGCGACCTCGGACATCGGGATCACGGCGTTCGGCGACTCCGACGCGGCGTTGAGGAGGATCCGATCGCCGGCGTCGGGGGCCTCGTCCTCGGGAACCGCGTACCACCCGGTCACGTTCGGCACGCCCTCGGTCGGGACCGACTCGACGCCCGTGAGCCGCCGGGCCTCCGGCGGCGAGGCCGCGACGACGACCGCGTCCGTCTCGCGCGTCGAACCGTCCGCCAGTTCGACGGTCGCGCCGTCGTCGTCCGCGGCCTTCCGCCGGAACGGGATGCGTCCCCCGCCCGCGACCCTGACCGACTCCACGTCCTCACCGGTCCGGATCTCGACGCCGGCCTCGCGGGCGCGGTCGGCGAGCGCGGCGGGCAGCGCCGCCATCCCGTCGGCGGGCACGCCGATCGACCCGCGGCCCATGGCGCGGAACGTGTACTCGAAGACGTGCTTCGAGGTCGACAGGGTCCGGTCGAGGGTGATCCCGCCGTAGAACGGCTCGACGAAGTTCGTCAGGTAGTCGTCGGCGAACCCCCAGTCGCGGAGGTACTCGCGGATCGGTGCGTCCGGACCCGAGAAGAAGTCGTCCTCGTCCCGCTGAGCGAGGTCGTACCGGAGCGCGAGCGTGCGGAGCTTGTCCGAGAAGGAGACCTCGTCGTTCAGGAGCGACGGGATCGCGCCGAGCGGGTCTCGAAGTGGATCCGAGAGCGTCGAGCGCGACCCCGGACGGCAGATCGTCGCGCCGGGCGCGAACGTCCGGAGGTCGAGGTCGTCGAGGCGGCCCGGGCCGAGTTCGCGCTCGACAGCCGGATAGCTCGAAAAGAGGACCTGGAAGCCACGGTCGAGCGTGAACCCGTCGACGGTCTCGGTCCGTACTCGGCCGCCGACCTCGGGCCGTCGCTCGTACAGCGTCACGTCCGCGCCCGCCTCGGCGAGCCGGGCCGCGGCGACGAGCCCGCTCAGGCCGCCGCCGACCACGGTGGCGTCTCCGTTCATGTCCGAGGTAACGGGCCGGCGGTTTATAAGCGGCCGCGGGATCCGCTCCCCGCTGATCGACTGATGAGACTGAAGTCGACGGGACTGAATTCGGCGCGACGATTCCGATAAACTCTCAGCGGCGATACGAAATACACGGAGGGCGGACTCTTATCTTGACCATTTTTCGTTTGACGGTCGCTAGTTAAGAAATATCTGGCTTTGTTGAAACCTCATCTGTTGATGGTTTTATATTCCTAACCGCTCAGTACAGGGACCTATCCCGTAATTCGTCGGGCCGCAGTTCCAATGCCAAAGCCGAGCGTCCCCACGATCGCCGCAACAACTGTGCTTCCGACAAATGCGTATCCGATGAGCAGCAATAGTCCGGGCTTGGCCCCAGTTAATGCGATACCACCGAAGTTCAGGATAACTCCAGCAACCGCAGCGAACACGAGCAACCAACTTACTCCGATCCCACTGTTGGAGTACGCTTGGATCGCAACGAAACCCGTGAGTAGAACAGCGTACACCTGCCACCACAGCACCGTATCAAGCAGGGGAACGTCTACTGTCCTTACTACTGCGAAGTAGAACAGCGACACAACAAAGAGTATTCCAGCACCGATACTCCACTGTCTTGCTCGTTTTTGATCCTCACCCAGTAGGAGGGTTCGAATGTCAATAGAGACCATACCTCATTTATTCTTGTGGGCTTAGAAGAGTAAGAAGCCACAGTGTGATTGATTCGCACTCTTCAGCGACCAGACGTTTCAGGCGAGAATATATCTGAAGGATAGTAATTCAACAGAGCGAAACAGCTACGATACGCAGCGGATCCGGATCCGTGTACCCATGAGTGGTTATATATAAACTGAGATGAACTATCGAGCAGAATGAGCGAACAGGAGATCGACGAGGTCGAACAGCTCCGCCGCCTCGGGATCGGATTCGCACTGGGCGGAACCGCGTTCGGCGGACTGTCGTTCGTCACGAACGCGAGTGTGAGCGGGGTCGCGTTGGTCGTCGCCGGGCTCCTCGTGTGGGGAGTCGAGTATCGACGAAAGCGGACCGTCGGAATCGGCTTGGGGATCGGCTTTACCGGTGTGGTGGGGATGGTGAGCGCGGCGGTCGACGCCGGGTTCGACCCCATCCCGTTGGCCGCGACGCTCGTCGGATTCGGCATCGCGGATTACCTGCTCGCCCCGGCTTACGCGAAACTGCGGGGCGCGGGCGAAGAGGCGAGCGAAGCGGACCGCTGACCGCCTCCTGTGATCCGTCCCCCGGCCACCGTCGCCCTCGCGGCAGGCCAAGATCGAAGCGGCGTATACGTCGGCAGCGACTCCCTCGCGCGGCGCTGTTCGCGCCTCTAAGTAGGCGCTCGCAGGCGCACGCCATCCCGGCTGGTTGTCTGCTTCGTTACGCCCGAGTGAGAAGCGATTAGTCGCCGCCGCCGCAAGATTCGGTATGGAGACGACCGAGACCACGCCGGCGTTCTGCGGGCTGGAGAGCCGCGCGTCGGGCCGGGTCCACGAGACGGCCGACGCGACGACCATCGACGCCGACGAGCGGGCGCGCGGACTCGACCCCGTCTACGACTACGACGCGGTCGACCCGGACGCGCTGTTCGACCCCGCGGCCCGCGGGGGGAGCGGCGACGCCCGGACTGCGCCCGCGACCGCCCGCGGCCACTGGCGCTTCGACGCGCTGCTGCCGTTCCCGGTCGAGGACGCGCTCACCGCCGGCGAGGGCGGCACGCCGCTCGTCGCAACCGACCGGCTCGCGGACGAGCTCGACGTCGACGCGGTGTACGTCAAAGACGAGGGTCGGAACCCCACCGGCACCGTCCTCGACCGCGGCTTCTCCCTCGCGATGACGGCGGTGGCGAAGCGGGCCGCGGACGGGGCCGACGTCGAGCCGCTCGTCTGCGC belongs to Halorubrum sp. DM2 and includes:
- a CDS encoding NAD(P)/FAD-dependent oxidoreductase translates to MNGDATVVGGGLSGLVAAARLAEAGADVTLYERRPEVGGRVRTETVDGFTLDRGFQVLFSSYPAVERELGPGRLDDLDLRTFAPGATICRPGSRSTLSDPLRDPLGAIPSLLNDEVSFSDKLRTLALRYDLAQRDEDDFFSGPDAPIREYLRDWGFADDYLTNFVEPFYGGITLDRTLSTSKHVFEYTFRAMGRGSIGVPADGMAALPAALADRAREAGVEIRTGEDVESVRVAGGGRIPFRRKAADDDGATVELADGSTRETDAVVVAASPPEARRLTGVESVPTEGVPNVTGWYAVPEDEAPDAGDRILLNAASESPNAVIPMSEVAPEYAPDDRALLAATFLGEGSLDRDDADLRADVRDALESWYPDREFGGLETVDVHRIRFAQFAQPPGVHADLPDSDDPEGPVVLAGDYTEWSSIQGALESGRTAAAAATDHL